Proteins encoded in a region of the Ziziphus jujuba cultivar Dongzao chromosome 3, ASM3175591v1 genome:
- the LOC107422276 gene encoding small ribosomal subunit protein uS19m-like isoform X2, with the protein MAMRLFSTLNHGRVEKFLSESTKLNSIRAFSVGRGGQGKVGKAALPESGGAQAKQESHFYFGAFVDAFLMRMKKNKDLLNNRKIWSRRSTILPEFVGSTVQIHNGKNFIRCKITEEKVGHKFGEFALTRKRKPHAKHTGSGKKGGKSKK; encoded by the exons ATGGCTATGCGCCTGTTTTCTACTCTTAACCATGGCCGGGTTGAGAAGTTTCTCTCAGAGTCCACCAAG CTGAACTCGATAAGGGCATTTTCTGTAGGACGAGGAGGACAGGGAAAAGTGGGTAAAGCTGCTTTACCTGAGTCTGGGGGTGCCCAAGCCAAGCAAGA ATCTCATTTTTACTTTGGAGCTTTTGTGGATGCATTCCTGATgagaatgaagaagaacaaagaTCTTCTCAATAACAGGAAGATATGGTCTCGGAGATCTACTATTTTGCCAGAATTCGTTGGTTCTACGGTGCAAATTCACAATGGAAAAAATTTCATTCGTTGTAAGATTACTGAAGAAAAGGTTGGTCATAAATTTGGAGAGTTTGCTCTTACACGAAAACGAAAGCCTCATGCTAAACACACAGGATCAGGAAAAAAGGGTGGTAAATCAAAAAAGTAA
- the LOC107422276 gene encoding small ribosomal subunit protein uS19m-like isoform X1, whose amino-acid sequence MEADMAMRLFSTLNHGRVEKFLSESTKLNSIRAFSVGRGGQGKVGKAALPESGGAQAKQESHFYFGAFVDAFLMRMKKNKDLLNNRKIWSRRSTILPEFVGSTVQIHNGKNFIRCKITEEKVGHKFGEFALTRKRKPHAKHTGSGKKGGKSKK is encoded by the exons ATGG AGGCAGACATGGCTATGCGCCTGTTTTCTACTCTTAACCATGGCCGGGTTGAGAAGTTTCTCTCAGAGTCCACCAAG CTGAACTCGATAAGGGCATTTTCTGTAGGACGAGGAGGACAGGGAAAAGTGGGTAAAGCTGCTTTACCTGAGTCTGGGGGTGCCCAAGCCAAGCAAGA ATCTCATTTTTACTTTGGAGCTTTTGTGGATGCATTCCTGATgagaatgaagaagaacaaagaTCTTCTCAATAACAGGAAGATATGGTCTCGGAGATCTACTATTTTGCCAGAATTCGTTGGTTCTACGGTGCAAATTCACAATGGAAAAAATTTCATTCGTTGTAAGATTACTGAAGAAAAGGTTGGTCATAAATTTGGAGAGTTTGCTCTTACACGAAAACGAAAGCCTCATGCTAAACACACAGGATCAGGAAAAAAGGGTGGTAAATCAAAAAAGTAA